One stretch of Nocardia mangyaensis DNA includes these proteins:
- a CDS encoding type IV secretory system conjugative DNA transfer family protein: protein MTINNPTQELTADSLVWQLLFWPSPFREGAATSLLRHWAAQKHAPQLILEARATSDGVEYLVGSQLRHVHSVRRSVEQLISGSVVTPFDADERGDIVTARRLKLTATDWPLEPVDRVASSRSILSALTAVNTGERLVIQVVLGPRRQPMLPPSEHPHGGHQSVASKVWNGLLPDKRPNARQAITRKLGQHGFAAVIRIGVEAGTADRRKSLLLGLAAAIGTVETAGVHLKLADEKAAKVNGPKATWSILTPAQPLSVPELSHLLAWPVSDHDERFPGQPPLHPKPVRPTPALLSGERVIAEANAPGVSGTIGYDVLDSMRHTWVIGPNGTGKSTLLLNLIVQDLEAGRPVVVIEPKDLVTDILARIPEHRKQDVVLLDALDEAPVGINPLAHSEGRTPEVIADSLFGTIHAIHGDLGPRSADILRNALEVLAKRDDASLTMLPLLLTNPGFRRSLTQRVIRDDPFAAGPFWAWFDAMSPEAVDTKIAPLSNKLRPLLTRQLRAVLAQRNPKFNIRQVLNENKVLLVPLQKGVIGPESAQLLGALVLAELWQAIRERAGTPEETRQPVEIYIDEVQDYLRLPTDLGDALATARSLRAGFHLAHQYQKQLPPAMLDAFRNNARSRITFQLQSGDAKDMAAGQTMIAPEDFGALPAHHIYTSLMRDNSVQPWASGTTLPPPPITSDPNEIRRLSRERYGQPLDEIEAGFAALLEQVNGGTSSGGARRRRRNDA, encoded by the coding sequence ATGACAATAAATAACCCGACCCAAGAACTAACGGCCGACTCCCTCGTCTGGCAACTCCTTTTCTGGCCCAGCCCGTTTCGTGAAGGAGCGGCAACGTCGCTGCTCCGCCATTGGGCCGCACAAAAGCACGCACCACAGCTGATCCTCGAAGCCCGCGCAACCAGCGACGGGGTGGAATACCTTGTGGGCAGCCAACTTCGGCATGTACACAGTGTGCGCCGGTCCGTCGAGCAGCTGATCAGCGGCTCGGTGGTGACGCCGTTCGATGCCGACGAACGCGGCGACATCGTCACCGCCCGCCGCCTCAAGCTCACCGCGACGGATTGGCCGCTCGAACCGGTCGACCGTGTGGCTTCCAGTCGTTCGATTCTGAGTGCTCTTACCGCTGTGAATACCGGTGAGCGACTGGTGATTCAAGTAGTACTCGGGCCGCGCCGTCAGCCGATGTTGCCTCCTAGCGAACACCCCCACGGTGGCCATCAATCGGTGGCGTCGAAAGTGTGGAATGGGTTGCTGCCGGATAAGCGGCCGAATGCCAGGCAGGCCATCACCCGCAAGCTCGGCCAGCACGGCTTCGCGGCCGTCATCCGCATCGGCGTCGAGGCCGGCACCGCGGACCGGCGAAAATCGTTGCTCCTTGGTCTGGCAGCGGCGATCGGGACGGTGGAGACGGCCGGGGTGCATCTCAAGCTGGCGGACGAGAAAGCCGCAAAGGTCAACGGGCCGAAAGCAACCTGGTCGATCCTGACCCCGGCCCAGCCGCTGAGTGTGCCGGAACTGAGTCACCTGCTGGCCTGGCCGGTGAGTGATCACGACGAGCGGTTTCCTGGGCAGCCGCCCTTGCATCCGAAGCCGGTGCGGCCGACCCCGGCGCTCCTGAGTGGTGAGAGGGTGATCGCGGAGGCCAACGCCCCCGGCGTCTCTGGCACTATCGGCTACGACGTGCTCGACAGCATGCGTCACACCTGGGTCATCGGGCCGAACGGCACCGGCAAGTCGACGCTGCTGTTGAACCTGATCGTTCAAGACCTCGAAGCGGGTCGGCCGGTGGTGGTGATCGAACCGAAGGATCTGGTGACAGACATCCTGGCTCGGATTCCTGAGCATCGGAAACAGGACGTAGTCCTCCTGGATGCCCTGGACGAGGCCCCTGTCGGAATAAATCCCTTGGCGCACAGCGAGGGCCGCACACCGGAGGTCATCGCGGATTCGCTATTCGGCACCATCCATGCCATTCACGGTGATCTCGGGCCACGCTCGGCGGACATCCTCCGAAATGCCTTGGAGGTGCTGGCGAAGCGCGATGACGCCTCGCTCACCATGCTGCCGCTGCTGCTCACCAATCCGGGGTTTCGGCGGTCGCTGACCCAGCGGGTGATCCGCGACGATCCTTTCGCGGCCGGGCCGTTCTGGGCCTGGTTCGATGCGATGTCACCAGAAGCGGTGGATACGAAGATCGCTCCACTGAGCAACAAGCTGCGCCCCTTGCTGACACGCCAGTTGAGGGCTGTTCTGGCGCAGCGCAATCCGAAATTCAACATACGCCAAGTGCTGAACGAGAACAAGGTACTGCTGGTGCCGCTCCAGAAGGGCGTCATCGGGCCGGAAAGCGCGCAACTGCTGGGTGCGCTCGTTCTGGCGGAACTGTGGCAAGCAATCCGCGAACGAGCAGGGACGCCGGAAGAGACCAGGCAGCCCGTCGAAATCTACATCGACGAGGTGCAGGACTACCTGCGGTTGCCGACTGATCTTGGTGATGCGCTGGCCACCGCACGGAGCCTCCGGGCCGGGTTTCACCTGGCGCATCAATACCAGAAGCAGTTGCCCCCGGCGATGCTCGATGCCTTTCGGAACAACGCCCGCAGCCGCATCACCTTCCAACTGCAATCCGGCGATGCCAAGGACATGGCGGCCGGGCAGACGATGATCGCGCCGGAAGACTTCGGGGCGCTGCCTGCCCACCACATCTACACCAGCCTGATGCGGGACAACTCAGTCCAGCCGTGGGCGTCCGGCACCACCTTGCCACCGCCACCGATCACCAGCGATCCGAACGAGATTCGGCGACTGAGTCGAGAGCGGTATGGACAGCCGCTCGATGAGATCGAGGCGGGGTTCGCTGCGCTGTTGGAGCAGGTGAATGGCGGGACTAGTAGCGGCGGAGCCCGTCGCCGAAGGAGGAACGACGCGTGA
- a CDS encoding OmpA family protein has protein sequence MPHLPKAQSPRWFCHPLSPNISPRLVLILVFLILITGLVTACGSSTRSSARSATLVLTASSAEPRPALPDSLATELTNMARHSKRKGDATVRVITSTSGEVITTDLTPLRPNGQVQHAAADSERQIRAAIDKLGVTLSEATSTTPGLNVLPLLDRAAQIPNADIHVLSSGISTGAPMAFQAIGWNTNPDSVIESITRQGQLPNLTGRHVTFHRLGVAAGSQPGLPPFARTAIERVWVGICERAQAARCAVAHDTPSAAAPVATMPVPVVGVPQAITEDGCPVWLNLSDAVLRFSADSAALPASADAALLPIVEATSRCTIRSLDITGHIADTGEGNDHNDLAGRRARAVADRLVALGLRRDLLKAVTGRGARQPVIPNFTGGVFDEAAAQKNRRVEIVFHKAGR, from the coding sequence ATGCCCCATCTCCCGAAAGCGCAATCCCCGCGGTGGTTCTGCCACCCACTTTCTCCGAATATCTCACCCCGCCTCGTCCTGATCCTCGTATTTCTCATCCTCATCACCGGCTTGGTGACCGCGTGTGGTTCTTCAACCCGGTCGTCCGCTCGCTCCGCCACCTTGGTGCTTACGGCCTCAAGTGCGGAACCCCGCCCGGCCCTGCCGGATTCGCTCGCCACCGAGCTGACCAACATGGCAAGGCACTCGAAGCGGAAGGGCGACGCCACCGTCCGCGTCATCACATCCACCAGCGGCGAGGTCATCACGACCGACCTCACCCCGCTCCGGCCGAACGGCCAGGTGCAGCATGCCGCCGCCGACTCCGAGCGGCAGATCCGCGCGGCCATCGATAAACTCGGCGTCACGCTGAGTGAGGCCACTTCCACCACGCCGGGCCTGAACGTGTTGCCGCTGCTCGATCGGGCAGCGCAGATTCCAAACGCAGATATTCATGTGCTGTCGTCGGGCATCAGTACGGGGGCCCCGATGGCATTCCAGGCTATTGGCTGGAACACGAACCCGGACAGCGTCATCGAGAGCATTACCAGGCAAGGACAACTGCCCAACCTCACCGGCCGTCACGTGACTTTCCACCGCCTAGGCGTCGCTGCCGGATCGCAACCGGGCTTGCCGCCGTTCGCGCGCACCGCGATCGAACGAGTATGGGTCGGGATCTGTGAGCGGGCGCAGGCGGCGAGGTGTGCCGTCGCCCATGACACCCCGTCCGCGGCGGCACCGGTAGCCACGATGCCAGTACCGGTGGTTGGAGTTCCGCAGGCGATCACCGAGGACGGCTGCCCGGTATGGCTGAACCTGTCCGACGCCGTGCTCAGATTTTCAGCCGACAGCGCGGCGCTGCCGGCCAGCGCCGACGCTGCCCTTCTTCCCATCGTGGAAGCAACCTCCCGCTGCACGATTCGGTCGCTGGACATCACCGGGCACATAGCCGATACCGGCGAAGGGAACGATCACAACGATTTGGCGGGTCGCCGTGCCCGCGCAGTGGCAGATCGGTTGGTCGCCCTAGGGCTTCGGCGTGACCTGCTGAAGGCGGTCACTGGCCGCGGTGCCCGCCAACCGGTGATCCCCAACTTCACCGGCGGCGTCTTCGACGAGGCAGCCGCGCAGAAAAACCGCCGTGTCGAGATCGTCTTCCACAAGGCGGGTCGCTGA